Within the Desulforegula conservatrix Mb1Pa genome, the region GCCTGATGGTGACACTTGTGGCATTGGTACAGATCTCTTGATTTGAGCTCGCAAAATTTCGAACCGCCGCAATTCGGACAACTAAAACCATGCGGCCATCTAAGTCTGAATAATGAGTCTTGGCACTTATCTTCGGTCCCATATTCGGACAGGAATTCGTGAATACTCTTTCCTTTTTGAAATTGGATCATATTTTTTGCCATGCTACACCTCCATCATATCTGGATAATCTTTCACATGCCTTAAGATAAGCATGGCGGAGTAAAAATGGTAATCAAAAAAGTTTTTGCGGAGCTTTTTTCAAAAAAGCGACCCGCCGGAGGCATTAACCAAACATAAAGGGTACATAGCCTTAAAGTTTGATGGTCTCGCAAAAAGCCATAAAACGCCCCTCCTGAAACGCAGCATCTGGTGCGCAGCCTAATTGAGCCCCTACCAATCAAGGCAAATGATCACACAACACATTGATATATATAACAAAATGCGGCCTATTTAATGCAGACCTTTCTGACCTGAAGAAGATCAGTATGGCCTGCAAAAATCTTTGCGATCCCGTCCTGCTTCAGGGTTGACATTCCTTCCTCTATGGCGACATCCCTTATTATCTCCATCCTTGACTTTTCCTGTATGAGCCGCTTGATCTTATCAGTACCCATAAGCAGCTCATGTATGCCCATTCGTCCTGAATAGCCTGTGCCTGAGCATTTTTCGCAACCAACGGCCCTGTGGAGGGTCAGATCATTTGTAAAAGGAATATTCACATTCTTTTTAAAAAGATCTTCATCATATTCCCTCACCAGCTCATTATACTCGGCTTCGGATGGATGATATTCTTCCTTGCATGATTTGCAGAGAGTTCTAAGAAGACGCTGGGCCATGATAGCAAGGATTGCGTCTGCAAAATTGAATGGGTCCATGCCCATGTCAAGTAGTCGCGTAATACTCTCAGGGGCGCTGTTTGTATGCAGTGTTGAAAAAACAAGGTGACCGGTGAGCGAAGCCTCGATACCAATCTGGGTAGTTTCATGGTCACGCATTTCACCCACCATGATGACGTCGGGGTCGGCACGGAGAAATGCCCTCATGGCCGCGGCAAAATTGAAACCTATCTTGGACTGAACCTGTACCTGCCTCAACCCCCTCTGGGTGATTTCGACTGGGTCTTCGGCCGTCCATATTTTAGTTTCAGGCTTGTTGATATATCCAAGGGCAGAGTGAAGAGTCGTGGTTTTACCAGATCCGGTTGGGCCGCAGACAAATATGATGCCATATGGTTTAGTTATCGCTGATACAAAATTCTCAAAATTACGGTCAGAAAAACCCATTTTATCCAGAGGAAGGGGTTTGCCTGCCGCGAGAATACGCATTACGACATCTTCAACTCCTCCCTGGGTTGGAACAGTCGCGACACGGAGCTCTATATCCTTGCCGCCGTATTTCTTGAATTTGATCTTTCCGTCCTGGGGTTTTCTTCTTTCTGCAATATCAAGATCTGCCATAATCTTGATTCTGGATACGACAGCGTTCCTGTAGCTGAAAGGAATAGTCTGGTAAAGGCTGCATGCTCCGTCTATCCTGATCCTAACTTCTGTATTCTGATTGCCCATATATGGCTCTATATGAATATCTGAAGCGTTCCTTGCATAGGCATCGAGTATGATTTTATTAACAAGCTGGACGACTGCGCTGCTTTCTTCACTTACGGCTGCCTCGGCCTCTTCTATGCCCTGATCTTCCTGCTTGAGCTGGGACAGGATGTCATCGATGCTGGCCATTTCTTTTTCATCATGGGTAAAATGCCTTAAGAATTCCTGGATATCTTCCTTAAAGGCAAATGCGAGCTTTATTGGCTGACCCTGGAAAAGAGCCTTGATCTCATTTGTTCTTTGCAAGTCAAGCGGGTCATCTATCGCAACAAGAGGAAACCCGCCTTCTCTTCTGATCGGAACCCAGAAATTGGCCTTTAGAAACGGTATTCTCAACCCTGCGAGAAGCTCTCCTGGTATTGGAATTTTTGCGTCATACTCAACAAAGGGCATATTATAGAACTTGGCAAGTGATTTACCAAGATCAGTCTTTCCAACCTGATAATCCTCCTTCAGGATTTTTTCCATGGGGATTCTCTCAAGTCTGGATTTTGTGATTGCAGCGTTCAGCTCCTTAATGGTTATTATGTGATTCTCGAGCAGATAGTCAAATTTGCCAGCTGTCTTGTTCTTGGCAATGCGCTTCTGATTATGAAGTGCTATACCAAGAACCTCTGCAAGTTCTTTGACGCATTCTTCATCCTGGGGGGTAAACTTTTTTCCGTCAATTCTGTTGATGAGCTGTACTGCGCCGAGAAGGAGAGTCTTATAGATAATGGGGGCGACGATTACCTGGTGGGTTTTAAAACCTGTTTTCTTATCCCAGGTGCTGTCGAACTTAAGAGATGAGTCTATGGCTTCAAGCTCTTTCTGGTCATAGACATTGGCTACGTTCACCAGAATCTGATTATATACTGAATACCCTGATATGCTGTCCGGAGAAATTGGCACACGAATTTCGGAAATTTTATCTTCACCGGATTTATATCTTGAAACAAGTTCCCTTTTGACACCATCCACATAATAGATGGTCATTCTTTCAGCCTCAAAAAGAGTGGTGATTTCTTCCCTGAGGTCTATGAAAATCTCATCTAGTTTTGCAGCGGCATAAATTTTATTGGAGATTTCCTGAAGGCGTGTGCGGTAGTCAACTTCTGTCTTCAGATTATTAACATCTGCAGTGTCTGTGGTGTCCGTCATGTACCCCCGCTATAAGCTGAAAGAATCAGCTTTCAGGATTATTTTCATTATTGCCGGATTTTGAGGAAATCATTATCTTTTTAATGCCCCCAACTATGAGAATCATGGAAATAAAATAGAAACAAAACTGAATATACATTTTGCCAGAGGTGAACAAAGGATTATCTTTGACTCTTTCAAGTATTTCAGGAATTCTGAAAACAACGGCAATCCCCATCAATATAAGAGCAAATCCCCATATTCTCTGCAAACCGTTTTTTTTATCACTCATATTTAACCTATTTAAACCAAAAAATCAGATACTGTCAAAGTCAATTATCCGTTCCATGCAATGCGTATATATTGATTTGGGAACGTTTTGTTTTTGCAAATTGACGGCAAATTGACTTTGGCAAAATCTATCTATGCAGTTTCTTAATTCTGAAAAGTTCCTTGAATACGAAAAGGAATTTATCGATGCTGTCATACTGAATTCGTGAATTCTCCATATGAGTCCATTTAACAGGAAATTCCGCAGTCCTAAATCCGTATTGGCACGCAAGCCAGAGGATTTCCGGATCAAATATTACACTTGACAGCTTTTGACCTGAAAAAAGCTTTTTAACGGTCTTGCCCGTAAAGACCTTGAATCCGCACTGGGTGTCATTAAAATTCAGGCCAAGATGAGTGTTCTGGATCAGCGTGTATATTTTACCTGAAAGCTCCCTTAAAAAATTCTGATGCCTTACAACTACGGACCCTTCTACAGCCCTTGAAGCAATTGCGATATCATAACCGTCTTTTATAAGTTCAAAAGCTGTCTCAAGATATTCTATCGGAACGGAATAATCAGCGTCCATAAACATTACAGTATCGCCTATAGCTGCAAGCATCCCTGTTTTTACTGCGTATCCTTTGCCTCTGTTCGGAAAATACTCAATGGCTCTTATTTTTACGTTTTCCGGGGCTGAAAAGCTTCTGACAGTTTTGACAGTGGCGTCTTTGCTTCCATCGCTGACAACGATTATCTCTGCCTCTATTTTTTTTTCGGACAGATATGACAGTGTCTTTTCGATTGTTGGTATTATTCTATCCGACTCATTGTAAGCTGGTATTACTATTGATAGCATTTTTTCCCCTGAATATTAATTATGCTTTTTGTGGCTATGCTCAATTCTCCGTT harbors:
- a CDS encoding transposase gives rise to the protein MAKNMIQFQKGKSIHEFLSEYGTEDKCQDSLFRLRWPHGFSCPNCGGSKFCELKSRDLYQCHKCHHQA
- a CDS encoding GspE/PulE family protein, whose product is MTDTTDTADVNNLKTEVDYRTRLQEISNKIYAAAKLDEIFIDLREEITTLFEAERMTIYYVDGVKRELVSRYKSGEDKISEIRVPISPDSISGYSVYNQILVNVANVYDQKELEAIDSSLKFDSTWDKKTGFKTHQVIVAPIIYKTLLLGAVQLINRIDGKKFTPQDEECVKELAEVLGIALHNQKRIAKNKTAGKFDYLLENHIITIKELNAAITKSRLERIPMEKILKEDYQVGKTDLGKSLAKFYNMPFVEYDAKIPIPGELLAGLRIPFLKANFWVPIRREGGFPLVAIDDPLDLQRTNEIKALFQGQPIKLAFAFKEDIQEFLRHFTHDEKEMASIDDILSQLKQEDQGIEEAEAAVSEESSAVVQLVNKIILDAYARNASDIHIEPYMGNQNTEVRIRIDGACSLYQTIPFSYRNAVVSRIKIMADLDIAERRKPQDGKIKFKKYGGKDIELRVATVPTQGGVEDVVMRILAAGKPLPLDKMGFSDRNFENFVSAITKPYGIIFVCGPTGSGKTTTLHSALGYINKPETKIWTAEDPVEITQRGLRQVQVQSKIGFNFAAAMRAFLRADPDVIMVGEMRDHETTQIGIEASLTGHLVFSTLHTNSAPESITRLLDMGMDPFNFADAILAIMAQRLLRTLCKSCKEEYHPSEAEYNELVREYDEDLFKKNVNIPFTNDLTLHRAVGCEKCSGTGYSGRMGIHELLMGTDKIKRLIQEKSRMEIIRDVAIEEGMSTLKQDGIAKIFAGHTDLLQVRKVCIK
- a CDS encoding dolichyl-phosphate beta-glucosyltransferase, whose product is MLSIVIPAYNESDRIIPTIEKTLSYLSEKKIEAEIIVVSDGSKDATVKTVRSFSAPENVKIRAIEYFPNRGKGYAVKTGMLAAIGDTVMFMDADYSVPIEYLETAFELIKDGYDIAIASRAVEGSVVVRHQNFLRELSGKIYTLIQNTHLGLNFNDTQCGFKVFTGKTVKKLFSGQKLSSVIFDPEILWLACQYGFRTAEFPVKWTHMENSRIQYDSIDKFLFVFKELFRIKKLHR